Proteins from one Coleofasciculus sp. FACHB-T130 genomic window:
- a CDS encoding cupin domain-containing protein: MKRLTMPVMAFSLLALGFAQAGHTQVSSGDRPQTVEITRNGSQPSTEGSAEYFTGSVRINPLFPAHDPSRASGASVTFKPGARTAWHTHPLGQILIVTAGVGWVQQWGGQIQEIRPGDVVWIPPNVKHWHGATATTAMTHTAIQEQLDGTPVNWMEQVSDEQYEGRS, encoded by the coding sequence ATGAAACGGCTCACGATGCCTGTTATGGCATTTTCCTTATTGGCTTTGGGGTTTGCACAGGCAGGGCATACACAAGTCTCATCTGGCGATCGCCCACAGACGGTAGAAATCACGCGGAACGGTTCGCAGCCTTCCACTGAAGGATCTGCCGAATATTTCACGGGTTCTGTACGCATCAATCCTCTTTTTCCGGCGCACGATCCATCCCGTGCATCTGGCGCAAGTGTCACCTTCAAGCCAGGTGCCCGAACCGCATGGCACACCCATCCTTTGGGGCAAATTCTGATTGTGACGGCTGGAGTTGGCTGGGTTCAGCAGTGGGGCGGTCAAATTCAGGAGATTAGACCCGGTGATGTTGTCTGGATTCCACCGAACGTAAAACACTGGCACGGAGCCACAGCAACTACAGCCATGACCCATACTGCGATTCAAGAACAACTTGACGGCACCCCTGTGAACTGGATGGAACAGGTCAGCGACGAACAGTACGAAGGGAGATCCTGA
- a CDS encoding helix-turn-helix transcriptional regulator, with amino-acid sequence MSRTELIKLRIREFAAKEGWTLKEVSERSGVSYSTIKTYAVSPGMVMADLAALRKLARTFDVLIEDLLEVVQE; translated from the coding sequence ATGTCAAGAACAGAGTTAATAAAGTTGCGGATTAGGGAGTTTGCCGCCAAGGAAGGCTGGACGCTGAAGGAGGTTTCCGAACGTTCCGGAGTCTCCTACAGCACCATCAAAACTTATGCAGTGTCGCCGGGAATGGTGATGGCGGACTTAGCTGCTTTAAGAAAGTTAGCGCGAACCTTTGACGTGTTAATTGAAGATTTGTTGGAAGTGGTACAAGAATAA
- a CDS encoding glycosyltransferase family 39 protein, with protein sequence MNRLKFFLHYLALAGVIVLGAALRFWHLDLKPLWLDEVITGLFSLGRTYNDVPLDVVFPLSTLKQIFTLKPDVSCAEIAHTLATQSTHPPLFFCLMHGWLKLLSHEYGHGATVPLLLSTDLRSLPAIFGVGAIAAIYWLGRIAFFPAVGLMTAAIMAVSPFGVYLSQEARHYTLPVLLITLALVGFIQIQQDLEKNRQTGWRVWLGWGVVNSIAFYVHYFFVLAFVAQLVTLLTIFYWRRRSLKIHTWVGLSLTILGIVLSFLPWLPVLLGHSGRSETSWLPSPHNVAPLYQTLVGWLLMAIALPVESQPLWIAIPSGLLMLLFGCWLGRQIYNFFKGKRQLTASGGHTQVNPSRFKTLYSSAIFALGSFTFCVLLQFLAIVYLLDKDITIAPRYHFVYYPALCALLGAILTIGTAAKELPTEDAQENFDGNARTQHQSQDPYLLLSPQSSDVLLVCLLSSVFVVFNLAFLKPFNPLQVSHHMNLEPTIPLMVVVGYNDSQDVALGLSFALAVDKIRAPRVGDFEPEGEKAYFAFLNAKPSYDALWQNLSAIQTPLKSPLNLWVVAPGLKRVDYPQSLALAESTSCTIDSTQHYRIGVPYQLYRCR encoded by the coding sequence ATGAATCGCCTAAAGTTCTTTCTACATTATTTAGCGCTAGCTGGGGTAATTGTCTTGGGCGCTGCTTTGCGGTTTTGGCATCTTGACCTGAAACCGCTGTGGCTAGATGAGGTGATTACAGGGTTATTTAGTTTGGGACGGACTTACAATGATGTCCCGCTCGACGTGGTTTTTCCCCTATCAACCTTAAAGCAAATTTTTACCCTGAAGCCAGATGTTAGCTGTGCTGAAATTGCTCATACACTTGCAACTCAGTCTACCCATCCTCCCCTATTTTTTTGCCTGATGCACGGCTGGCTAAAATTACTCAGCCATGAGTACGGACACGGCGCTACCGTCCCCCTACTTCTGAGCACTGACTTGCGATCGCTTCCTGCAATTTTCGGAGTCGGCGCGATCGCGGCAATTTACTGGCTGGGACGCATCGCCTTCTTCCCCGCTGTCGGTTTGATGACCGCCGCAATCATGGCGGTTTCCCCTTTTGGCGTCTACCTCTCCCAAGAAGCACGGCACTACACCCTTCCGGTGCTGTTGATTACCTTGGCACTGGTAGGATTCATTCAAATTCAGCAAGACCTGGAAAAAAATCGGCAGACGGGATGGCGCGTTTGGCTTGGCTGGGGAGTTGTCAACAGTATTGCCTTCTACGTCCACTACTTTTTTGTCTTGGCTTTCGTGGCGCAGCTGGTGACGCTCCTGACGATATTTTACTGGCGGCGGCGATCGCTTAAAATTCACACCTGGGTTGGGCTTAGTCTGACAATTTTGGGGATTGTACTCAGTTTTCTGCCTTGGTTGCCGGTGCTACTGGGACATTCTGGACGTTCGGAAACCAGTTGGCTTCCGTCTCCCCATAACGTTGCGCCCTTATACCAAACTTTGGTCGGTTGGCTGCTGATGGCGATCGCCCTACCCGTAGAAAGTCAGCCTTTATGGATTGCGATTCCATCGGGGCTGCTGATGCTTCTGTTTGGCTGTTGGCTGGGAAGGCAAATTTATAATTTTTTTAAGGGAAAGAGGCAATTAACCGCCTCTGGAGGGCACACGCAGGTAAATCCAAGTCGCTTTAAAACCCTCTATTCCTCAGCAATTTTCGCCTTGGGTAGTTTCACTTTTTGCGTGCTGCTGCAATTCTTAGCCATTGTCTACCTGCTGGACAAAGACATCACCATTGCCCCTCGCTATCACTTTGTCTATTACCCAGCTTTGTGCGCCCTTTTGGGAGCTATCCTCACCATCGGGACTGCGGCAAAAGAATTGCCCACTGAAGATGCCCAAGAAAATTTTGATGGAAATGCACGAACTCAGCACCAAAGCCAAGATCCATACTTACTCCTGAGTCCTCAGTCCTCAGATGTACTGCTAGTTTGCCTTCTCAGCAGCGTTTTTGTCGTTTTTAACCTGGCATTCTTAAAGCCCTTTAACCCCCTGCAAGTCTCCCACCACATGAACTTAGAACCGACCATTCCTCTAATGGTTGTGGTGGGATACAACGATTCCCAGGATGTCGCTTTGGGGTTAAGCTTTGCCCTTGCTGTCGATAAAATCCGGGCACCTCGCGTCGGTGATTTTGAGCCGGAGGGCGAAAAAGCCTACTTTGCTTTCTTAAACGCGAAACCTAGTTATGATGCCCTTTGGCAAAATCTCTCTGCCATCCAAACTCCTTTGAAATCGCCCCTGAACTTGTGGGTAGTTGCCCCTGGACTCAAGCGGGTTGATTATCCCCAATCGTTGGCACTTGCCGAGTCAACGAGTTGTACGATTGACTCTACTCAGCACTACCGAATCGGGGTTCCTTATCAGCTATATCGGTGTCGTTAG
- a CDS encoding cyclophilin-like fold protein yields the protein MLSRWLPTRGKNGQKRMLILVLALAMSLSSSACHADNSITSNAPSEIPTELSTEQTNRMKINIQIGNKVVPAMLIDSKTTQDFISLLPLTLTLKDYANTEKISDLPRRLSTEDAPPGTDPAVGDIAYYAPGGNLAMYYNDFGYSNGLIILGKIDGDIEALNVPGSVEATIELRSQ from the coding sequence ATGCTTTCGAGATGGCTTCCCACTAGAGGAAAAAACGGTCAGAAGCGAATGCTGATTTTGGTTCTCGCTTTAGCAATGTCCCTAAGTTCCTCAGCCTGCCATGCCGATAACAGTATCACCAGCAATGCCCCGTCAGAGATACCAACTGAACTATCAACCGAGCAGACAAACAGGATGAAGATCAACATCCAGATCGGAAACAAGGTTGTACCAGCCATGTTGATTGACAGCAAAACCACTCAGGATTTTATTTCCCTGCTGCCATTAACACTGACGCTAAAAGATTACGCAAACACCGAAAAAATTAGTGATTTGCCAAGACGATTATCGACAGAAGATGCACCTCCGGGCACCGATCCTGCGGTTGGAGATATTGCTTATTACGCTCCTGGGGGGAATTTAGCGATGTATTACAACGATTTTGGATACTCAAACGGACTCATTATCCTCGGAAAAATTGACGGTGACATCGAGGCATTGAATGTGCCTGGTTCTGTAGAAGCGACGATTGAGTTGCGATCACAGTAA
- a CDS encoding AraC family transcriptional regulator: protein MNAARTSEKSDRALMNNPQAKREADRAQANREELTERIAQAIRQDGTIEPLKGLHFYRTSFPSECIHSVSIPAFCVIAQGSKEVLLGSDRYQYDPMHYLLGTVELPIASRILEATQEKPYLGLRLDLDPTLVGSVMVEAGYPSAQRGASVKAIDVSPLDADLLDAVVRLVRLLDSPAEAHVLSPLIKREIIYRLLMGTQGNRLRQIAVLGGYTHHIARAVDRLRKDFNQPLRIESIARELGMSVSGFHHHFKSVTAMSPLQFQKQLRLQEARRLMLGEKLDASSAAYRVGYDDASHFNREYKRLFGVPPMRDVERLREAARETAGSI from the coding sequence ATGAACGCTGCAAGAACGAGTGAAAAGTCCGATAGAGCGTTGATGAATAACCCTCAGGCAAAGCGTGAAGCAGACCGAGCGCAAGCCAACCGGGAGGAACTAACGGAGCGAATTGCCCAAGCGATTCGTCAGGATGGAACGATCGAGCCACTGAAAGGATTGCACTTCTATCGCACCTCCTTCCCTTCGGAATGCATCCATAGTGTCTCTATTCCTGCCTTTTGTGTCATTGCTCAGGGCAGTAAAGAAGTCCTTCTAGGCAGCGATCGCTATCAGTACGACCCAATGCATTATTTGCTGGGGACGGTCGAACTGCCGATTGCCAGCCGAATTCTAGAAGCAACCCAGGAAAAACCGTACCTGGGTCTTCGTCTCGATCTCGACCCTACCCTAGTTGGCTCAGTCATGGTTGAGGCAGGCTATCCCTCAGCGCAACGGGGTGCTAGTGTAAAAGCGATCGACGTGAGTCCGTTGGATGCAGACCTGTTGGATGCTGTGGTGCGGCTTGTCAGGCTTCTCGATTCTCCTGCCGAAGCCCATGTGCTTTCACCCCTGATTAAACGGGAAATTATCTACCGACTCCTAATGGGAACGCAAGGAAATCGGCTGCGTCAGATTGCCGTTCTAGGTGGCTACACTCACCACATCGCCAGAGCGGTCGATCGACTTCGCAAAGACTTTAACCAGCCGCTTCGGATTGAAAGCATCGCACGAGAGCTTGGCATGAGCGTTTCTGGCTTTCACCATCACTTCAAGTCGGTCACTGCCATGAGTCCCTTGCAGTTCCAGAAGCAACTGCGGCTCCAGGAGGCTCGCCGTCTGATGCTGGGGGAAAAGCTTGACGCTAGCAGTGCTGCCTACCGTGTGGGTTATGACGATGCCTCGCACTTCAACCGGGAGTACAAGCGGCTCTTTGGTGTCCCACCGATGCGCGATGTAGAGCGGCTGCGAGAAGCTGCCAGGGAGACTGCTGGTTCAATATGA
- the ubiE gene encoding bifunctional demethylmenaquinone methyltransferase/2-methoxy-6-polyprenyl-1,4-benzoquinol methylase UbiE yields the protein MTSEHIQAIFDRIAPVYDELNDRLSLGQHRVWKLMTVKWSHASRGDICLDVCCGSGDIAQLLARQVGEKGQVFGVDFSPAQLAIARERWENRGTQKECPITWIEGDALNLPFPDNHFDCATMGYGLRNVTNIPRCLEELHRVLKPGAKAAILDFHRPSNPQLRYFQQWYLDTIVVPTAKDMGLTEEYAYISPSLDKFPTGSEQVDLAGKAGFTAATHYQIAGGVMGVLVVTKA from the coding sequence ATGACCTCTGAGCATATTCAAGCCATCTTTGACCGCATTGCACCCGTTTACGACGAGCTTAACGATCGCTTAAGTCTGGGACAGCACCGCGTATGGAAGCTGATGACGGTGAAGTGGAGTCATGCAAGTCGGGGAGATATTTGCTTAGATGTCTGCTGTGGGAGTGGTGACATCGCCCAGCTACTGGCGCGACAGGTGGGAGAGAAGGGTCAAGTATTTGGGGTAGATTTTTCACCGGCGCAATTAGCGATCGCGAGAGAGCGATGGGAAAATAGGGGCACCCAAAAGGAGTGCCCCATCACCTGGATAGAAGGCGATGCCCTCAATCTCCCCTTCCCCGACAACCATTTCGACTGCGCCACAATGGGTTACGGACTTCGCAACGTCACCAATATTCCTCGATGTCTGGAAGAATTGCACCGCGTCCTCAAGCCGGGTGCTAAAGCCGCTATCCTAGACTTCCATCGTCCCAGCAATCCTCAATTGCGTTACTTTCAGCAGTGGTATCTCGATACCATCGTCGTCCCAACCGCCAAAGACATGGGATTGACTGAAGAATATGCCTACATTAGCCCTAGCTTAGATAAATTTCCCACGGGCAGCGAACAAGTGGATTTAGCCGGAAAAGCGGGATTTACCGCCGCGACCCACTATCAAATTGCGGGTGGGGTCATGGGCGTATTGGTAGTAACCAAAGCCTAA
- a CDS encoding serine/threonine-protein kinase: MAWAAGQRLYGDRYIIERPLGQGGVGITYLAKDRKGNQVVIKTLKDDVLNNPELASFRDKFQRDFRDEALRLALCRHPHIVQIDNAFQEGSLPCMAMEYVEGEDLWKWVNRWGLLSEIEALRYIQQIGEALTVVHDKGLLHRDVKPHNIMLRSGKLEAVLIDFGIAREFIRDTTQAHTQALTHGFAPIEQYAEEARRGEYTDVYALAATLYYLLTGKRPTPAFARAAKVPLEAPRQINSSISDRLELAILQGMEFEPENRPASVQAWLDLFNFSSLNQDAATLPIRNVESVITTSDTTLPTTMFVSSDSHNKLSPEAGENYRQLRDLLAAGKWREADMETAAIMLKVARRDEEWLDYEHIESFPGQDLRTIDTLWVNYSNGRFGLSVQKRIYNECGKDFVTFGDRVGWRVNETWLWWNDLNFTSDALPGHLPGWRVGGSGGVWGCFVTVGESLLARPDL; encoded by the coding sequence ATGGCTTGGGCAGCTGGGCAGAGGTTATACGGCGATCGCTATATCATCGAAAGACCCCTGGGTCAGGGTGGTGTTGGGATTACCTATCTTGCTAAAGACAGAAAAGGCAATCAAGTTGTCATCAAGACGCTGAAGGACGATGTCCTCAACAACCCAGAACTCGCTTCTTTCCGGGATAAATTTCAGCGGGATTTCCGAGATGAGGCGCTACGCTTAGCCTTATGTCGTCACCCGCATATCGTACAGATTGACAATGCTTTTCAGGAAGGCTCGCTTCCCTGTATGGCGATGGAATATGTGGAAGGGGAAGATTTATGGAAGTGGGTGAACAGGTGGGGACTGCTGTCGGAAATAGAAGCACTGCGCTACATTCAGCAGATTGGTGAAGCGCTTACCGTCGTTCACGATAAAGGGTTGCTGCATCGGGATGTAAAGCCGCACAACATCATGCTGCGTTCTGGGAAATTAGAGGCAGTTTTGATTGATTTTGGGATTGCACGGGAGTTTATCCGGGATACTACCCAAGCTCATACTCAAGCTTTAACCCACGGTTTTGCACCGATTGAGCAATATGCTGAGGAAGCGAGGCGAGGCGAGTATACGGATGTCTACGCCCTCGCTGCAACTCTGTATTATTTACTCACGGGAAAGCGCCCGACTCCGGCTTTTGCCAGGGCGGCGAAAGTTCCCTTAGAGGCACCGAGACAAATTAATTCTAGTATTAGCGATCGCCTTGAGCTGGCAATTCTCCAAGGTATGGAGTTTGAACCAGAGAATCGTCCTGCTTCCGTGCAAGCTTGGTTGGATTTATTTAATTTCAGCAGTCTGAATCAAGATGCGGCGACGTTACCCATCCGAAACGTTGAATCAGTCATTACTACGTCTGACACCACGCTTCCCACGACAATGTTTGTTTCTTCAGACTCTCACAACAAGCTGAGTCCGGAGGCGGGGGAAAATTACCGTCAATTGCGGGATTTATTAGCAGCAGGGAAGTGGAGAGAAGCCGATATGGAAACGGCGGCGATTATGCTGAAGGTAGCCCGTCGGGACGAAGAATGGCTGGATTACGAACACATTGAATCGTTTCCAGGGCAAGATTTACGCACCATCGACACTCTCTGGGTAAACTACAGCAACGGACGCTTTGGCTTGAGCGTCCAGAAGCGGATTTACAACGAGTGTGGGAAAGATTTTGTCACGTTTGGCGATCGCGTGGGTTGGCGCGTCAACGAAACTTGGTTGTGGTGGAATGACCTCAATTTCACTTCCGATGCTCTCCCCGGACATCTTCCGGGATGGCGAGTTGGGGGTTCGGGGGGTGTTTGGGGTTGTTTTGTAACGGTTGGCGAGTCGCTGCTGGCGCGTCCCGATTTGTAA
- a CDS encoding response regulator → MDNAIPELDSISRQLMSLERPKKPKMLVVDDEPDNLDLLYRTFRRDFNVLRAESGIHALEVLATEGEVAVIISDQRMPEMKGTEFLSRTVPKFPDTVRIILTGFTDVEDLVEAINSGQVYKYITKPWDPNELKAVVQRAADTYELLKQRTEELHRAQAQTALLATIVQVAQESPNVEATLEPIASAFGRNFAADGCILQQVDGNQLVAAKGTYSAVGDTENWLEKDPLVQDAIASRKLQVWVNTPGTTPPASIEQYQASGLQAHLAIPIIYRSDVLALLSLQWKRPCKLREDELKFIHLSAQQIALVLTTTRTHQ, encoded by the coding sequence ATGGACAATGCTATTCCAGAGCTTGATAGTATCAGCCGTCAGTTAATGAGCCTAGAACGCCCCAAGAAGCCCAAAATGTTGGTGGTAGACGATGAGCCAGATAATTTAGACTTGCTCTACCGCACTTTTCGACGAGATTTCAATGTGCTGAGAGCCGAAAGCGGTATTCACGCCCTGGAAGTGCTGGCGACAGAAGGGGAAGTAGCCGTGATTATCTCCGATCAGCGGATGCCAGAAATGAAGGGAACGGAATTTTTGAGCAGAACCGTGCCCAAGTTCCCGGATACGGTACGAATCATCCTCACGGGTTTTACTGATGTGGAAGATTTGGTAGAAGCGATTAATTCTGGACAAGTCTACAAGTACATTACCAAGCCTTGGGACCCCAACGAATTAAAGGCGGTAGTCCAGCGGGCAGCAGATACCTATGAATTGCTAAAGCAACGCACGGAGGAACTGCATCGCGCTCAAGCACAAACGGCACTGCTGGCAACGATTGTGCAAGTGGCTCAGGAGTCTCCCAATGTAGAGGCAACGCTAGAACCCATCGCCAGTGCCTTTGGCAGAAATTTCGCAGCAGATGGCTGTATTTTACAGCAGGTAGATGGCAATCAGCTGGTAGCGGCAAAAGGAACTTATAGTGCTGTAGGCGACACGGAAAACTGGCTGGAAAAAGACCCTCTGGTACAGGATGCGATCGCCTCTCGAAAACTTCAGGTTTGGGTAAATACTCCGGGAACGACTCCTCCAGCAAGTATCGAACAATACCAAGCTTCCGGTCTCCAGGCGCATCTAGCGATCCCGATCATCTATCGGAGCGACGTACTAGCGTTGCTATCCCTCCAGTGGAAACGACCCTGTAAACTACGCGAAGATGAGTTGAAATTCATTCACTTATCCGCCCAGCAGATTGCTCTGGTTCTAACCACGACCCGCACTCATCAGTAA
- a CDS encoding class I SAM-dependent methyltransferase: protein MKRILGFLVLCAGVSSLFIWQEGRSLPVSQAQPPPLPEGVRSQTDVPYVPTPNEVVTAMLKMASVTQDDVVYDLGSGDGRLVIAAAKEFGAKGVGFEINPRLIQESNEKARLASVSDRVKFVEQDLFQTDLSEATVVTLYLLPKVNVQLRPKLLRELKPGTPVVSHQFDMKEWKPDRTEVLRVGSRIHRVFYWVIPAQVTGTWQWNMQSVGSKNPYTLQLRQQFQEVTGTVRMSNEEMPITEAKLTGDQLSFKVTQPKQGKLVTMQFNGRISDNTIIGSVDILGGAKVDRRNWSARR from the coding sequence TTGAAGCGAATCCTTGGCTTTTTGGTGTTGTGTGCGGGTGTTAGCAGCCTCTTCATCTGGCAGGAAGGGCGATCGCTACCCGTCTCCCAAGCTCAACCTCCACCCTTGCCGGAGGGGGTGCGATCGCAGACTGATGTGCCTTATGTGCCAACGCCTAACGAGGTGGTGACAGCGATGCTAAAGATGGCTAGCGTCACTCAAGATGATGTTGTCTACGATTTAGGTTCTGGCGATGGAAGGTTGGTTATCGCAGCCGCGAAGGAATTTGGCGCGAAGGGTGTCGGTTTCGAGATTAACCCCCGACTAATTCAGGAAAGTAACGAAAAAGCTAGATTAGCCAGTGTGAGCGATCGCGTGAAGTTTGTCGAGCAAGATTTGTTCCAAACTGACCTCAGCGAAGCTACCGTGGTGACGCTTTACCTGTTGCCTAAAGTTAACGTCCAACTGCGACCAAAACTGCTGCGCGAACTCAAACCCGGAACGCCCGTTGTATCTCACCAGTTCGACATGAAGGAATGGAAACCCGATCGGACTGAAGTGTTGCGGGTCGGTTCTCGCATTCATAGAGTTTTCTATTGGGTGATTCCAGCACAGGTAACAGGAACCTGGCAATGGAATATGCAATCCGTTGGCAGCAAAAACCCCTACACGCTGCAATTACGTCAACAGTTCCAAGAAGTTACAGGAACGGTGAGAATGAGCAATGAGGAAATGCCGATTACTGAGGCGAAATTAACCGGCGACCAACTGAGTTTTAAAGTTACACAGCCGAAGCAAGGGAAGCTAGTAACCATGCAGTTTAATGGGCGCATTTCTGACAACACCATTATTGGAAGCGTGGATATATTAGGCGGTGCGAAAGTAGATAGACGCAACTGGTCAGCCCGACGCTAA
- a CDS encoding RuBisCO accumulation factor 1 has product MTETPSADTPDRSLQPESANVNAEDLLFLLRRKEGTWVDWGHACAKLQKAGYSTQAIFEATGFEPIHQNQVIVGSQVYTSLVNGGAVEEVRSHYSRTGSDILYELRILTEPERVAAADFIRSRNLDADVAREVAKDVKELSRMRTLPQGFTDHPGDAVAYQYWRRAKQLSNLQERSRFIARGLMFAHSQTARNQIEQLLTEGIAGAAPRRAPSLPLYRLDEDEQLPRTIPVAGALPLTPADLQLVPPVEQIEPFRLVQTSWSGSWVSLPGWQVVLNAQDPVVILCNSSQLPSQHTNKPEGILVLIDRSRQEWNDSSYFIVDQSGELQLHWFPDAPTVPILGQILLVLRPKKIVDEDMTKDLWQIEE; this is encoded by the coding sequence ATGACTGAAACACCTTCCGCAGACACTCCCGATCGTAGCCTTCAACCAGAGTCAGCGAACGTGAATGCTGAAGATTTGCTGTTCTTGCTCCGACGTAAAGAAGGAACCTGGGTTGACTGGGGACACGCCTGTGCCAAATTGCAAAAAGCCGGTTACAGTACCCAAGCGATTTTTGAGGCAACTGGCTTTGAGCCAATACATCAGAATCAAGTAATTGTAGGTTCACAAGTCTATACGTCGTTGGTGAACGGTGGGGCAGTAGAAGAAGTGCGATCGCACTATTCTCGCACTGGCAGTGATATTTTATACGAATTGCGGATTCTGACTGAGCCAGAACGGGTCGCAGCGGCAGACTTTATTCGATCCAGAAACCTCGACGCCGATGTTGCCCGTGAAGTCGCCAAAGACGTGAAAGAATTGTCCCGGATGCGGACTCTACCGCAGGGATTTACCGACCATCCTGGAGACGCGGTTGCTTATCAGTATTGGAGACGGGCAAAACAATTAAGTAATTTGCAAGAGCGATCGCGTTTTATTGCACGCGGCTTAATGTTTGCCCACAGCCAAACTGCCCGAAATCAAATCGAACAGCTGCTAACCGAAGGAATTGCCGGTGCTGCCCCTCGTCGTGCCCCCTCTTTGCCCCTGTACCGACTGGATGAGGACGAACAACTCCCTCGCACGATACCCGTCGCCGGTGCCTTGCCCTTGACACCCGCAGACTTGCAATTGGTTCCCCCAGTAGAACAGATTGAGCCGTTCCGGTTAGTGCAAACTTCTTGGAGTGGATCTTGGGTGTCTCTACCCGGTTGGCAAGTCGTCTTGAACGCACAAGACCCGGTCGTCATTCTCTGCAACAGCAGCCAGTTGCCCAGCCAACATACCAACAAACCGGAAGGAATTCTAGTTCTCATCGATCGATCTCGACAAGAATGGAATGACAGCAGCTATTTTATCGTTGACCAGTCAGGAGAGTTGCAACTTCACTGGTTCCCCGATGCTCCTACTGTGCCCATTTTGGGACAAATCCTCCTGGTGTTGCGTCCGAAGAAAATTGTCGATGAAGACATGACTAAGGATTTATGGCAGATCGAAGAATAG
- a CDS encoding DUF445 family protein, with amino-acid sequence MNWSNLWLYVSPPIVGAIIGYFTNDIAIKMLFRPYRTLYIGGRRVPFTPGLIPRNQERLANRVSDTIMGSLLTPEELQNLARRLLHTERVQGAILWLLRLALEQVKPDAEQKTAKIMAGILRDLLGESFPRLLKVLARREDFLEVQLNQIFDKVLLEFQLSDDQAKKLSDWILQVVLPPDIVRQALIDFLTDRNIQVIDEGFRAKTSGTYWVVANLFGLRNTLTRLRTFCLDEKEETNQRITELILSLGMRERLQEWLQNLSLQNLPVSTVRQLRKTMRDSVRSYIQERGADLLQGLSDSVDWENIAKLILGRLRTSPAVNASLEVVSKELALILERYLEEDLEKIVAQVIPILSIDQVIIDRVKGTSAAELEMAIQGIVKSELQAIVNLGGILGFVVGLLQGVLLLLR; translated from the coding sequence TTGAATTGGTCTAACCTCTGGCTTTACGTCAGCCCCCCGATTGTTGGTGCAATTATTGGCTATTTCACCAACGATATCGCCATTAAAATGTTATTCCGCCCCTATCGGACTCTTTACATCGGTGGGCGGCGCGTCCCTTTCACGCCTGGATTAATTCCCCGAAATCAGGAACGCCTAGCCAACCGGGTTTCTGACACCATCATGGGTTCTCTGCTGACGCCAGAAGAATTGCAAAATCTGGCACGACGGCTGCTGCATACAGAACGGGTGCAGGGAGCAATTCTTTGGTTACTCCGGCTAGCGCTAGAGCAGGTCAAACCCGATGCCGAGCAGAAAACCGCTAAAATTATGGCGGGAATTCTGCGGGATTTGCTGGGTGAATCGTTTCCTCGCCTGCTGAAAGTTTTAGCTCGCCGCGAGGATTTTCTGGAAGTCCAACTCAACCAAATTTTTGATAAGGTTTTGCTGGAATTTCAGCTGAGTGACGATCAGGCAAAGAAGCTTTCTGACTGGATATTGCAAGTGGTGCTACCGCCAGATATTGTGCGGCAAGCTTTGATAGATTTCCTGACTGACCGCAATATTCAAGTCATTGATGAAGGCTTTCGGGCAAAGACGAGTGGCACTTACTGGGTAGTGGCGAATTTGTTTGGTCTTCGCAACACTCTGACGCGCCTGCGGACGTTTTGCCTGGATGAAAAAGAGGAAACAAATCAGCGGATAACAGAGTTGATTCTCTCGTTGGGAATGCGAGAACGTTTGCAGGAATGGTTGCAAAATCTCTCTTTACAAAATTTGCCGGTTTCGACGGTGCGCCAGTTGCGGAAAACGATGCGCGACAGCGTCCGCAGTTATATTCAAGAGCGGGGCGCTGACTTGTTGCAGGGATTGAGTGACTCTGTGGACTGGGAAAATATTGCTAAGTTAATCTTGGGTCGGCTGCGAACATCGCCTGCGGTCAATGCTTCCTTAGAAGTAGTGAGCAAAGAATTAGCGTTAATTTTAGAGCGATATTTGGAGGAGGATCTCGAAAAAATTGTCGCTCAAGTGATTCCGATTTTGTCGATCGATCAGGTGATTATTGACCGAGTCAAGGGAACATCGGCGGCGGAATTGGAAATGGCAATTCAAGGCATCGTCAAAAGTGAACTGCAAGCAATTGTCAATTTGGGGGGCATCTTAGGGTTTGTCGTGGGTTTATTACAGGGGGTTTTGCTGTTGCTGCGTTAA